AACCTCCGCGCCGCCGCGCTCGGCGAACGCGGCGAGGACGCCGCCGCCGAGGCGAGCATCAGCAAGGTCTTCGGCTCCGAGCTCGCCCAGCGCACCGCCGAGTGGGTCGACTCCGCCCTCCGCCCCCGCACGAGATGCACAAGAGATGTCATCTCCACTGCACGCACTGGAGATGACATCTCTTGTGCAGGCTCCGTCGACCCGTTGGTCGCGGACGCGGCGCAGGCGCTGCGGACCTCGACCGCGTTCACGATCATCGGCGGGACCTCCGAGGTCCAGCGCAACGTCGTCGCCGACCGGGGCCTGGGGCTGCCGCGATGAGGGGGTCGCGATGATCGACGAGCGCTGGGGCCCGGACGCCCGCGAGTTCGCCGCCGCGTTGCGGGAGACTCTGCGCCGGGCGTGCCCGCCCGAGACGGTGCGGGCGATCGAGGCCGACCCCGACGGCGCGGAGGCGACGCGGCTGGCGCAGGCGCTGACGCAGGTCGGGCTGGCCGAGCTCCCGCTGGAACCGGAGCTCCTGGCGGCCGCGGCGTTCGAGCTCGGGCGCGCGGCCGCGTCGGCACCGTTCGCGGTGGACGACCCGCACCTCACGGTGCTCGTCGACGTCGCCCGGATCGCCGGGGCCGCCGAGCGGGCGCTGGAGCTCGCGGTCGAGTACGCGCAGGAGCGCCGGCAGTTCGGCGTCCCGATCGGGTCGTTCCAGGCGATCGCGCACAAGCTCGTCGACACACGGACCGCGGTGGACGGGTTGATCCTGCTGGTCCGCAAGGTCGCGTGGACCGGACCCGACGACTTCTGGACCGCCGCCCTGATCGGCGCGGCGGTGCCGCGCGCGTTCACCGTCGCCCGCAACACGCACCAGGTGTTCGGCGGGCACGGGTTCACCGTCGAGGCCGACCTGCAGCTGTGGACCCGGCGGCTGAAGGACTGGGCCCGCGCGCTGCCGCAGGACCCGACGGCGGCGCGGCTGAGCATCGCGCGGACGCTGCTCGCCGACCCGGACTCGGAACAGATCCGCGACCTGTGGCAGCACCGGCGTGGCCTCGGCCTGCCCCGGTGGGCCCGTGAACTCGACGCCGTCCCGACCCGCTGATGGATCGTCAGGAGTGAGCGAGATGGAGTACGACCCGCTGGCGCCGCCGGACCACCCGTGGGACGTGCTCGACGCCCTGCGCGAGCAGTGCCCCGCGCACCGCACGCCGAAGGGCATCGTGCACACCGTGGGGTACCCGACGGTCACCGGCGTGCTCGCCGACCACGAGACGTACTCCAGCCGCTCGCTCCGTCCGCCGGCGGAGGGCGAGGTCGAGCAGCTGCTCCACCTCGACGGCGCGGAGCACGTCCGTGTCCGCCGGATCGCGAACAAGGCGCTGCCGAAGCGGTTCATGCTGCACTGCCAGCCCTGGGTGGAGGAGATCGCTCGCGAGCTGCTGACCCCGCACCTCGACTCGGGCGGCTTCGATCTCGTCCCGACGCTTTCGCAGCCGCTGCCGGCGATCGTGTTCTTCCGCCTGCTCGGCATTCCGGAGTCCGACCGCGAGCGGTTCATCTCCTGGGCGGACGACGCGGTCGAGTACAGCCATCGCTCCGAGGAGCCGCCGAGCCACCCCGAGTTCGTCGCCTACGCGCGCGAGCGCATCGAGCACGTCCGCGCGAAGCCAGGCGAGGACATCCTGAGCTCCCTCGTCCACGCCGAGGTCGAGGGCCAGCACCTGACCGACGACGAGCTCGTCGCGATGGTGCGCATCCTCATCGTCGCCGGGACCGAGACCACCGCCAACGCGATCTCGACGCTTTTCCACCAGCTGCTCTCGCAGCCGGCGCTGTGGGAGAAGGTCAAGGCCGACGAGAGCCTGCGCGCCGTCGCCGTCGAGGAGGCGCTGCGGATCGACCCGCCGTTGGCGTGGATCCCGCGCATCACCGCGCAGGCGACGGAGATCGCGGGTGTCGAGATCCCCGCGGGCTGCGTGGTCGCGGTCAACCTCGCGAGCGCGAATCACGACCCGACGCACTACGCCGACCCGCACACCTTTCGCCTCGACCGCGACGCCGACGAACCGACGCCGGTCACCTTCGGCTTCGCGTCCCACTTCTGCATCGGCGCGCCGCTGGCGAAGGTCGAGCTGCGGGGCGCCCTCAACGCGGTGATCGACCTGCTCCCGGACCTTTCTCTCCCCGCCGACTACGAGTGGAAGCCCCGCGGCCCGGTCATGATGCGCGGCGCCAAGGCCCTCCCGGTCCGCTTCACCCCGCGCTCCTGACCGTTGGCCACAGGGCCTCTCCGGCGGCGATCACGACCTACCATGGGGACATGGCCTCGAACGAGGAGCTGGAGCAGCGGGTGGCCGCGCTCGAGTTGAAGTTCGCCGTGTCGGAGGGCGGGCACGACGCCGTCATCGGGCTACTGAAGGATCAGTCGCGGACGCTGGCCGCACACCAAGCCTGGTTGGATCAGGTCGACGCGCGGTTGGCAGGGCACGACGCCCGGTTCGATCAGATCGATGCGCGATTGGCCGGACACGACGCCCGGTTCGATCAGATCGATGCGCGGTTGACTGCGCACGACGCCCGGTTCGACCAGGTCGACCGGACGCTGGTTGAGCACGGCACGAAACTCGATGTGATCGTCGACTGGATTCAGCGGCAGCCGTGATCGTTGCGTCCGGCGAAGTGTGGGCTATAGGCCACAGTTGGCCGGACGTAAGAGGGGACGTCAGGGGAGGACGGTGACGGTGCCGGCGGCGCCGTCGACCTCGACGAGCTGACCGTCCGTCAGTCGGGCGCAGGCGCCGTTGAGGCCGACGACGGCGGGGATACCGAACTCCCGGGCGACGATGGAGGCGTGGGACATCAGCCCGCCGAACTCGGTGACGACGGCGGAGGCGACCCCGAAGAACGGCGTCCACCCGGTGTCGGTGGCGCTCGCGACGAGGATCTCGCCCTCGTCGAGGTCGTCTTCGGGGGAGCGCATGCGCCGGACCCGGCCGCGGACGGTGCCGGGGGAGGCGGGGATGCCGGTGAGGACCGGGCTCGAGCCGGGATCGGCGGCGACGGTGTCCAGCGAGATCCGCCCGGAGAAGTCGGTCGGGAGGTTCACTGCGGCCAATCGGATCCGTTCGGCCCGCCGGCGGGCGACGAGTTCCCGGAAGTCGCGCGCGTTCGCGGCGTACACCTCGTCGAGGCGGAGGTAGAAGACGTCGCCGGGCTCGGTGAGGCGGCCGCGCTCGATCAGCCGCCGCTCCCACTCGCGGAGCGCCTTGCGCAGCTGATGCGTCGTCAGCACGACCGCGTCGCGGGCGCGTTCGCGCCGGGAGATCGCCTTCAGTGCGACCTTGCCCAGCCGGGCGGCCAGACCGGACGGCGGGGCGGGCGGACGCGGGGCGGTGCGTTCACCCATCGAGCGCGCGATCGCGCGGAGCAGGAGGGCGGGGGAGTCGGCGTAGACCTTGTTGGCGAACTCGGTCTCGCCGGGGCCACGGTGGCCGCAGTCCGCGAGCAGCTTGCGGACCTCGCGGGCGAAGCCGGGGGCGTCCGCGGCGAGGCGGTCGAGCGTCGCGTCGTCGACGGTCCCGCCGAGGAGGGCGCCGACGGTGTCGTTCGTCCGCGCGATCCGGGCGAGGCGCCCGATCCCGTGCAGCAGACGGCCGCTGGGGAGCGACCCTTCCTCGCCCTTGAGCGCGAGGATCGCCTCGCGGCCGTACTTGCGCTCCAGGATCGCGGTCGGGCCGCTGACGAGGAACGTGCAGACGTTGCCGGTCTGCCACGCCTTGAGGGTGTCGTCCCAGAGGACGTCGATGGACGCGAGCAACCGCTCGTCCGGCAGGGTCGCGTCGGGGTCGAGCCGGGCGGCGTGCTCGTGCGCCCGGGCGACGACGCGGTCGACCTCGGCGTCGAGCCCGGCCAGACGCGGGCCCGCCTGCAGCGCGAAGCGCGCGTACCCGACGACGTCGCGCGGCGTCGTCCGCGGCCGGACGAAGTCCTCGGGGTACGGCTGACCCAGCGTCTGGTACTTGAAGTCCTCGGGCGTCTGGCCGGGGACGGCGACGACCATCTCCTCCAGCACCGAGGTGTTGTTGTAGAGGCGGTGGCCGAAGATGCCGAGCTGGCGACGGCGGATGTTGTCCGCGATGTGCTCCGGCAGCGGCAGCAGGCACGCGACGAGGTCGGCGCTGGTACTCAGCGACTCCCACCCCATCTGCAGCGAGAGCGGGGTCATCGGGCCGGGGAAGGCCTCGGCGAGGTTGGCGGCGGTCCAGTTCGGATAGCGCGGGTCGGTGCGGACGGTGTCGAACTCACCGGCGACGGCGGGGTCGATCGCCTCGACGGAGTTGCCGGCGTCGTCGCCCTCGGCCGCACCGTGGTCGCGAACCCGGTCGAGCCGGTTCGGCCGCCGCACCTCCTTCATGCCGAGCACGAGATGCGAGCCGGACGTCCGGCCCTGGTCCGCGAACGCCTCGGCGCTGCTCCACGCGACGGAGAACCCGAAATCCTCCTTCAGCCGGGTGGTGTCGCCGATGGGGAAATGGGCCATCAGATTCACCAGCTCGGGCGCGGAGTGCGCCGCCGGGACGACCTTGCCGACCTGGCGCAGCACCGCGGTCACCGCCGGGACGGAGAAGGGCATCAGCGGACGCCGGCACAGCCGCGCGATCTCGGGCCAGGTGACGACGTCGTCGGCGGCGAGGTTGACCGCACCGGTGTGCGTCGACGTGCACGCCTCGGCGAAAAAGCGCCCGACGTCGTCCTGGTGGATCGCCTGCATGCCCCAGCCGAGGTTCGGGATCACCAGCTGCCGGTAGACATTCGCGGGGGCGTTGTGCGCGTGCCGGCCGACGACCACCGTCGGGCGGACACGCACCGCCGACACCCCACTCGCGACGATGAGCTGCTCGGCCTGGGCCTTGTGGAGCTCGTAGACCATGTCGTGGCCGGGGCGCAGCTCCTCGTCCTCGCGCCAGGGCTGCGGGTGGTCGGGGTGGCCGCCGTACGCGGTGATCGAGGACGCGAAGACCAGGCGCGAGCAGCCGGTGTCCGCCATCGCCTTGAGGACGTTCTCGGTGCCGCCGATGTTCAGCGGGGTCGCGGCCTCGAGGCTGATCGAGCCGCTCACCGCCCACGCGAGGTGCACGACGGCGTCGCAGTCGGTCATCGCCGCCCGGACGCTCGCGGGGTCGCAGATGTCGCCGCGGAAGAACGTCGCGCGCGCGGGGAGGCGTTCCGGTTCGCGCCGGGCGAAGACCACGACGTCGTGGCCGAGTCGGGACAGCCACGTGCTCGTCGCCATGCCGAACGCCCCGGTCCCACCGGTGACCAGGACCCGCCCGCCGTGACCCACTCTCGATCCCCTCTGCAGCGTCCCGGCAGACTAGCGCCGAACCGCCACGAAGTGAATATGATATTCGCATGGCGACCGATCCCGAGGACGTGGCGCACCCGTTGAACGACCCGGTCTTCGTGATCGGTCGGCACCGGTTGCCGTACGCGCCGCTCGACCGGATCTTTCTCAACCAGCCCGACCTCGCCGGGTCGCTGTTCCTGATCCGTCACGGCCGGCAGGAGATGCCGCGCACCGTGAACCGCGAGCACTTCCTCGACCCGCCGCTGGACGACGTCGGCCGCCGGCAGGCACTCGCGGTCGCCGAGCGGATGAAGCGGTTCGACCTGCAGTGGATCTACTGCAGCGACCTGCAGCGGGCGCGGGACACCGCGCAGGCGGTCGCCGACGCCACCGGGGTGCCGATCGCCGGTGAGCTGCCCGAGCTCCGCGAGATCGACCTCTACCGCGACCTCGCCGTCGCGGAGGACTCCATCACCCCGAGCGACGGCTTCCGCCTCGGTCTGATCTCCCTGTTCGCGCGCACCCGGCGCTGGGGCTCCTTCCCGTACGGGGAGAGCAGCGAGGACTTCCGGGCCCGGGTCGAGGCCGCGGTCGAAGGCATCCTCGCGCTGACGGCCGGCGGCAACGTGGCGATCGTCTGCCACGCGGGCGTGATCAGCGCCTACGTCGCCGAGATCCTCGGCGTCCGCGCCGACATGGTCTTCAACCCGGCGCACTGCTCGATCACCTGGCTGCGTTACGCGCCGGACGCGCGGCGCGAGATCCACTCCCTGAACCTCGTCGGCCACCTGATCGACGACGACCTGCTCACGTACTGAGGACTCATGACCACCGACCATCCCGCCACCAAGCTGATCGGGGAGACGCTGCTGTCGTTCTCGATGCCGATCGAGCGCGGCAAGGTGCGTGAGTTCGCGCGGGCCACCGGCGCGGACGTCGCGCTCTACGACGCCCCGGACGCCCCGATCCCGCCGACGTTCCTGGTGTCCTCGATGCTCTGGGAGCCACCGGGAGTCTCGATCGTCGAGCGCCTCGGCATCGATCTGACGCGGGTGCTGCAGGGCGGCCAGGAGTACCGGTTCCCCGGGAAACTGCCGCGGGTCGGGGACTCCCTCGACATCGACGTCACCGTCGAGTCCGTGACCGAGAAGCCCGGGAAGCGGGGGTCGATGACGTTCCTCGTGCTGCTGACGACGTACCGCCGGGGCGGTGACGTCGTCGCCGAGGGCCGGGCGACCGTGATCGAGCGGAGTGCCTCGTGAAGGCCGGCGACGTGCTGCCCGAGCGGACGTTCGGCCCGCAGACCCGGACCGACATCGTCCGCTACCAGGGCGCGAGCGGGGACTTCAACGCCGTCCACCACGACGACGAGTTCGCCCGGGCCGGCGGCCTGCCCGGCGCGATCAGTGTCGGCATGCTGCAGGCGGGTTACCTCGGGACGTACTGCGTCGACCTGTTCGGCCCGACCGCGGTGCGCTCCATCGCCGTCCGCTTCGCCGAGCCGGTCTGGCCCGGCGACGTCCTGACCTGCGCCGGCACCGTCGCCGACGTCCGACCCGAGGGCGACGGCCGCGTCGCCGATCTCGACCTGCGGATCACGCGCGCCGGCGGCGGGGTCGCCGTCACCGGCGCGGTGACCGTCCGACTGGAGAACTGATGCCCCCACAGATTCCGGCCGTCGCCTACCTCCGGCTCGATCCGCCCGGCCTCGTCGGGTCGCGCTGCGCGGACTGCGGCGCGACCTACCTGCTCGCGCGGATCGCGTGCGCGTCCTGCGGTGGGGCGAGCCTCGTCGAGAACGTCGAGCTCGCAACCATCGGCACGGTCACGGCGGCGACCGTCGTGCACCGTGGGATGCCTGGCGTGCCGACGCCGTTCACCAGTGGCGTCGTCGCGCTCGACGGCGGCGGCCACGTCCGCTGCACGCTGACCGGCGCCGACGACCCGGTCGCCGCCGTCGGGCAGCGGGCCGCGCTGGAGACCGGCGTGGTCGGGACCGATGTCGCCGGCACCGAGGCCGTCGGGTTCACGTTCCGGGTGGGGGCGGCATGAGCGAGCCGATCTGGGTGGTCGGCGCGGACATGACGCGCTTCGCCCGGTATCCCGACCTCGACGTCGCGACGCTCGGCGGCACCGCTGCGCGTGGTGCGTTGACCGATGCGGGCCTCGGCATCCGCGACGTGCAGCTCGTGGCCGCCGGCAACGTCTTCGAGTCGATGACCGGCGTCGGGCAGCGGGTGCTGCACGAAATCGGGATGACGGGCGTGCCGGTCGTCAACGTCGTCAACGCGTGCGCGACCGGGGCGACGGCGGTCCGCGCCGCGATCGCCGCGATCCGAGCGGGGGAGGCCGACACCGCGCTCGCGGTCGGCGTCGAGCAGCTCGGCAAGCGTGGGCTGCTCGCGGCGCCGGAGGAGCCGCGGCCGGCCGAGTACACCCCGCGCGGGCGGGACGGCTCGGTGCTCGACACCGAGGGCCTGATCGGCAGTTCGACGATGCCGGCGGTGTTCGCCGAGGCCGGGGTCGAGTACCTGGCCGCGAACCCGGAGGCGTCGGCCGACCACTTCTTCCGCATCGCGGAGAAGAACCACGCGCACTCGACGCTGAACCCGCTCGCGCAGTACCGCAAGCGCTTCACCTTCGAGCAGATCCGCGACGGCGACATGATCGCGTGGCCCAACACCGCGTTGATGTGCTCGCCGACCAGCGACGGTGCGGCCGCGATCGTCGTCGTCAACGAGGCCGGGCTCGCCAAGCTCGACCCGGGTGTGCGAGCACGCGCGGTGCGGGTGGCGGCGTCGGTGCTGGTCTCCGACCCGTGGGTCCCCGACGCCGAGGCGCGGTGGGACGTCAGCACGGTGACGCGCAACGCCGCGGCCGCCGCCTACGAGCAGGCCGGGCTCGGTCCCGAGGACCTCGACCTCGTCGAGCTCCACGACTGCTTCGCCACCGCCGAGCTGCTCCACTACGAGAACCTGCAGCTCTGCAAGCCCGGCGACGCCGTGCGGTTCCTCGAGTCCGGCGCACCCTGGCGGGACGGGGCGTTGCCGGTCAACGTCTCCGGGGGCCTGCTGTCGAAGGGCCACCCCCTCGGCGCCACCGGCGTCGCCGGCGTCTACGAGATCGTCACCCACCTCCGCGGCGAGGCCGGGGACCGTCAGATCCCCGGCGCCCGCGTCGGCCTCGCCCACGTCCTCGGCCTCGGCAGCGCCTGCGCCGTCCACATCCTGCAGAAGGACTGACGGCGCAGGCGTGACGTCCGAAGACGTGGTCGCTATTGCAGCCACATGTTCGGACGTAAGGCGGCGTTGGTTGCGTGTGTGACGCGGGGCACGTATCGTCGGCAACGGAGAAATCATATTCACTTGGCGGGTCGACGCGGACCCGTGATTCCGGGAGGCGACACCGGCGGTGAAGAGGACGCGCGCGCAGGTGTGGTCGGCGACGGCCGTCGTCTGCTGCCTCGCGTTGCTGCTCGCGGGCTGCGGCACCCGGCGCACTCATGAGGAGCTCAAGACCGCGCTCGTCGACCAGTTCCCGGCGGGCNNNNNNNNNNNNNNNNNNNNNNNNNNNNNNNGAGCCCCCTCGCGCC
This sequence is a window from Sporichthya brevicatena. Protein-coding genes within it:
- a CDS encoding acyl-CoA dehydrogenase family protein, coding for MIDERWGPDAREFAAALRETLRRACPPETVRAIEADPDGAEATRLAQALTQVGLAELPLEPELLAAAAFELGRAAASAPFAVDDPHLTVLVDVARIAGAAERALELAVEYAQERRQFGVPIGSFQAIAHKLVDTRTAVDGLILLVRKVAWTGPDDFWTAALIGAAVPRAFTVARNTHQVFGGHGFTVEADLQLWTRRLKDWARALPQDPTAARLSIARTLLADPDSEQIRDLWQHRRGLGLPRWARELDAVPTR
- a CDS encoding cytochrome P450, which produces MEYDPLAPPDHPWDVLDALREQCPAHRTPKGIVHTVGYPTVTGVLADHETYSSRSLRPPAEGEVEQLLHLDGAEHVRVRRIANKALPKRFMLHCQPWVEEIARELLTPHLDSGGFDLVPTLSQPLPAIVFFRLLGIPESDRERFISWADDAVEYSHRSEEPPSHPEFVAYARERIEHVRAKPGEDILSSLVHAEVEGQHLTDDELVAMVRILIVAGTETTANAISTLFHQLLSQPALWEKVKADESLRAVAVEEALRIDPPLAWIPRITAQATEIAGVEIPAGCVVAVNLASANHDPTHYADPHTFRLDRDADEPTPVTFGFASHFCIGAPLAKVELRGALNAVIDLLPDLSLPADYEWKPRGPVMMRGAKALPVRFTPRS
- a CDS encoding NAD-dependent epimerase/dehydratase family protein, with the protein product MGHGGRVLVTGGTGAFGMATSTWLSRLGHDVVVFARREPERLPARATFFRGDICDPASVRAAMTDCDAVVHLAWAVSGSISLEAATPLNIGGTENVLKAMADTGCSRLVFASSITAYGGHPDHPQPWREDEELRPGHDMVYELHKAQAEQLIVASGVSAVRVRPTVVVGRHAHNAPANVYRQLVIPNLGWGMQAIHQDDVGRFFAEACTSTHTGAVNLAADDVVTWPEIARLCRRPLMPFSVPAVTAVLRQVGKVVPAAHSAPELVNLMAHFPIGDTTRLKEDFGFSVAWSSAEAFADQGRTSGSHLVLGMKEVRRPNRLDRVRDHGAAEGDDAGNSVEAIDPAVAGEFDTVRTDPRYPNWTAANLAEAFPGPMTPLSLQMGWESLSTSADLVACLLPLPEHIADNIRRRQLGIFGHRLYNNTSVLEEMVVAVPGQTPEDFKYQTLGQPYPEDFVRPRTTPRDVVGYARFALQAGPRLAGLDAEVDRVVARAHEHAARLDPDATLPDERLLASIDVLWDDTLKAWQTGNVCTFLVSGPTAILERKYGREAILALKGEEGSLPSGRLLHGIGRLARIARTNDTVGALLGGTVDDATLDRLAADAPGFAREVRKLLADCGHRGPGETEFANKVYADSPALLLRAIARSMGERTAPRPPAPPSGLAARLGKVALKAISRRERARDAVVLTTHQLRKALREWERRLIERGRLTEPGDVFYLRLDEVYAANARDFRELVARRRAERIRLAAVNLPTDFSGRISLDTVAADPGSSPVLTGIPASPGTVRGRVRRMRSPEDDLDEGEILVASATDTGWTPFFGVASAVVTEFGGLMSHASIVAREFGIPAVVGLNGACARLTDGQLVEVDGAAGTVTVLP
- a CDS encoding histidine phosphatase family protein — its product is MATDPEDVAHPLNDPVFVIGRHRLPYAPLDRIFLNQPDLAGSLFLIRHGRQEMPRTVNREHFLDPPLDDVGRRQALAVAERMKRFDLQWIYCSDLQRARDTAQAVADATGVPIAGELPELREIDLYRDLAVAEDSITPSDGFRLGLISLFARTRRWGSFPYGESSEDFRARVEAAVEGILALTAGGNVAIVCHAGVISAYVAEILGVRADMVFNPAHCSITWLRYAPDARREIHSLNLVGHLIDDDLLTY
- a CDS encoding FAS1-like dehydratase domain-containing protein — translated: MTTDHPATKLIGETLLSFSMPIERGKVREFARATGADVALYDAPDAPIPPTFLVSSMLWEPPGVSIVERLGIDLTRVLQGGQEYRFPGKLPRVGDSLDIDVTVESVTEKPGKRGSMTFLVLLTTYRRGGDVVAEGRATVIERSAS
- a CDS encoding MaoC/PaaZ C-terminal domain-containing protein, giving the protein MKAGDVLPERTFGPQTRTDIVRYQGASGDFNAVHHDDEFARAGGLPGAISVGMLQAGYLGTYCVDLFGPTAVRSIAVRFAEPVWPGDVLTCAGTVADVRPEGDGRVADLDLRITRAGGGVAVTGAVTVRLEN
- a CDS encoding Zn-ribbon domain-containing OB-fold protein, translated to MPPQIPAVAYLRLDPPGLVGSRCADCGATYLLARIACASCGGASLVENVELATIGTVTAATVVHRGMPGVPTPFTSGVVALDGGGHVRCTLTGADDPVAAVGQRAALETGVVGTDVAGTEAVGFTFRVGAA
- a CDS encoding thiolase C-terminal domain-containing protein is translated as MSEPIWVVGADMTRFARYPDLDVATLGGTAARGALTDAGLGIRDVQLVAAGNVFESMTGVGQRVLHEIGMTGVPVVNVVNACATGATAVRAAIAAIRAGEADTALAVGVEQLGKRGLLAAPEEPRPAEYTPRGRDGSVLDTEGLIGSSTMPAVFAEAGVEYLAANPEASADHFFRIAEKNHAHSTLNPLAQYRKRFTFEQIRDGDMIAWPNTALMCSPTSDGAAAIVVVNEAGLAKLDPGVRARAVRVAASVLVSDPWVPDAEARWDVSTVTRNAAAAAYEQAGLGPEDLDLVELHDCFATAELLHYENLQLCKPGDAVRFLESGAPWRDGALPVNVSGGLLSKGHPLGATGVAGVYEIVTHLRGEAGDRQIPGARVGLAHVLGLGSACAVHILQKD